From the genome of Mycoplasma sp. 1578d:
TGCTTATGTTTTAAAATTTTGACAATAACCTTTTATGGGTACAATTTAATTTTGTGGTTTGAAATAATTATTGATAGTAAAAAACATCTCCTATAGTTAAGACAGCTAAGGAGATATTTTGTTAATCTAAATATGATTTTTTAATTGGGAATTCTTTGGTTCAAGTTTTGATTTGAGATAAAATTTGAGATTTTGCTTGTTTTGTTTCTTGGGTATTTGATTTGTAAAATTCGTAATTTCGCAAAACTTGATCAATTAAACGAGCTAATTCTTTTCACTTAGTAAATCCGCGACTAGTCATAGCGGCTGTTCCAAGTCTAATTCCGCTGGTAACCATTGGTGAAAGAATATCAAATGGAATTGAATTTTTATTAATAGTAATATTAAATTGCTCTAATAAAGTTTCAGCTTGTTTCCCAGTGATTTTATATGTATCATGGACATTAACCATAAATAAATGATTGTCAGTTCCGCCTGAAATAATATTAGCCCCTAACTTTTTAAATTCATTGGCAAATTCTTGTGCGTTTTTAACAATATTTTTAGCATATTGCTTAAACTGCGGTTGAAGTACTTCATAAAAAGCAACTGCTTTTCCAGCAATAGCGTGAAATAATGGTCCACCTTGATAACCCGGAAAAACTCAGCGATCAACTTTTTTTGCAATTTGTTCATCATTGGTCATAATTACTCCACCACGACCTCCACGAAGTGTTTTGTGAGTAGTCGAAGTGATAATATCTGCATACCCTACTGGTGAAGGGTGTACACCTCCAGCGATTAATCCAGCAATATGAGCAATATCAGCCAGCAATTTAGCTCCACATTTATCAGCAATTTCACGAAAACGTTTAAAATCGATAATACGAGGATACGCTGAATATCCACAAATTATCAGGTCAGGTTTTTCTCTCATTGCAATTTGTTCGATTTGATCATAATCCAAATATCCATCTGGACCAACATCATAAGTAATTGAATTGTAAAAAATTCCACTAAAAGAAATTTTATATCCGTGAGTTAAATGCCCCCCTGAAGAAAGACTAAGCCCCATTACTTTTCCTTTTTCAGGAACTACCGAAGCAATGGCAGCAGCATTAGCTACAGACCCTGAATACGATTGTACGTTTGCATATTTAACCTTAAATATTTCTTTTAAACGTTCAATCGCTGCACTTTCAACTACATCAACATTTTCACAACTTCCGTAATATCTTTTTCCAGGGTATCCTTCACCATATTTGTTAGTTAAAACACTTCCTTGTGCTTTGAGTACTTGTTCTGAAACATAATTTTCTGATGCAATTAATTCAATGTGATCTTTTTGACGTTGCAATTCTTTATTAATTGCTTGCTGAACAATTTTATCTTGTAAAGTTATTTTTTTGTACATGTGACCTACTTATTAAAATGATTATCAATGATTTGAATTTGTTCTGAATCTCCAATAATTCTTAAAGTTACAAAATGAGTATTAGTTTCTTTTTTATAAAAATCATCAATTTGCTTAATCTCAAACACTTCAGATAGTTGATGAATTTGCTCAATTTTCGAACCAATATGTTCATTAAGTTTAAGTTCAAAAGTTAAATCTAAACTTTTATATGGTTCAAATGAAATTGAAGTAAATTTTGCTCGTGAACTAAATGTGTTATCTAAAAATTCAGCATATAAAGCATTTGTGCTATCAAATTTAGGATGTAATTTTCCAATTCATCCAATCATTTTTCCTTCATGCATAATTTTAGCGCTTGTATTGTAGTGAATTTGTTCATTATCGCTAAAAGGAACTAATTGAGCTGGGTGGTTAATAATATCTAGTACATCGCTAGAAAATTGCTCAAACATTTTAGTTGTACTTGCCATTCCAATTACCGAAATGTTCTCATTAATCATCCCTTGCTCAAAAATATTAAGATGATTTAATTTTCTTTTTTGATTATATTCAACTACTTCACTAAGCGAACTAATAATTGAATTTCGAATCACTTCTCTTTCCTTGGAAACAAAAGTCATTAATGAAATATTTTGCTCAAAATTAAAAGGATTAAATGAAGCTTTTTCTTGTGAAACTAGTGTGAATGTTCTTGCTTCATCATACCCTTTAAAGGCAAGAATATTTTTTATATTATCTCTTGCTTGAGTTTTAATTGGCACGTTTTTAAACTTAGTTTCTTTAAAATTATCATATGAATAAAAACGGAATAATTCTTCAATAATATCAGCAAAAATAGTGACATCATAACGATAATTTGGAACTTTAATTATTTCATTACTAAATTCAAATCCTAATAAAATTAATTGTTTTTTTGCTGGTTCAAAAATAGATAAATCACTCATTCCACTGTAAAGTTGAAGCATTTTGTCATCATTTACAATTTGTAATTTTTCAAGCTTATTAATTTCGTTAACAATATTTGAATAACTTAAACCTTTGCATTTTCTTTGTAAATATTGCATTCCTCTTAATGCAATTTCTTTGCTAATTTTCCGTGATCCTTGGTTAGCTGAATTAGATAAAATCTTTACTTCTTTTGCGCCATGACGGATTAATTGAGGATTAAAAACTCCTATTTCAAAAACAAACTGTTCATCCTCTTGGTTTACTTTGTAATTTTCTAATCCCATTACACTAGCAAAAGAAATTGGTTGATGATCATCAAAAATAGTTAGAACATTTTCAACATTAATTTCTTTATTCCCTAAGATTACTTGTTTCCCAGTGTATAAACTTGCTTTCAAGTTTCCTTTGAGCTTATTACGTGGATATACGTGTGCAGGAACTCCTGTTTCAAGTAAGCAAAGATTGGTTAAATTTATAGCTCAATTGAATTTAGAATCCATTCCGTGTTTAGCAAGTAGTAGTTTTTCTTGTAAGCTGGTTTGCTTTTTACCTAAAACTTCCAAAAACATCAACTCATCAGCTTGGTCTTTATTTACTATTAATTTTGAGCTAAATGATGGATTTATTTGTTCATCAGGTAAACTTAATTTTGTTCGATAAAAGGCGGCTAATTCACTGGCAATTGTAAAGTATGAGTTAGCATCATTGCGATTTGCTGTTGGACTAATTTCAATTAAATAATCATTTAAATTTAATTTTTCTTCGACATTATCATCAAGTGAAGCAAAATCACTCGGAAGAGTTAAAACTTGATCTTTATCAGTTAACAATGAATAATCATATCCAATTTCACTCCAAGAAGCAAACATACCTTGTGAAATAATTCCGCTTAATTCAATTGGAGCAAATGTATGTTTTCCTTTAATTGAACCTGCAATAAAACAAATAGTTAAATCACCAGGTTTTAAGATTTTATTATTAGTTTGAATGATTAGTTTTTGGTCAGATAATTTAATCTCTACAACATCAAGTTTAGAGTTATTTGGATTTGATTGTACATTAACAACTTTTGCAAACCTTAATCCCTTAACGTCAGAAAAAGGTTTAAATGATTCAACCTCAAAACCAAGTTCATTTAAATGCTTTTCGACTTGATTTGTCAATTTATATTCTGGCAAATACTTGTTTAAATGTTTTAACGATAGAATCATAATTATTTAACCTCTTTTAATTCTCAATTAATCGGACTGATGTTATTTTGTTTTAAAAGTTCATTGGCTTTAATAAAAATTCGCGATCCTAAGAATCCTTTGTTTGCAGAAAACGGACTTGGATGAGATGTTTTAAGCACATATTGTGGAACTGGATGTAATTTTGTGATAAATTCTTGTGCATGTCTTCCTAGAGCTAGAAACACCACATTTGGATTTGCTTGTACAATTTTCTCACAGACAACTTGAGCAAATTGCTCTCATCCTAAATGTTGATGTTCAAGTGGCTTATTAATTACAGTAGTTAAATAGACATTGAGCAATAATACTCCTTGTTTAGCTCATGGAGTTAAATCATTACTATTTAAGCTAATATTTGGAAATTCATCACTTAATTCTTTGAAAATATTTTGTAAACTAGGAGGAGTTTTCTTTGAACGAGTTGAAAAGGCTAAACCATCAGCAACATTTTTACTATGATAAGGATCTTGACCAAGAATAATCACCTTAGTTTCGTGAACTTGAAAAAATTCAAAAGCTCTAAACATATCCATTTGATGCGGAACTATGTCAAAAGTGATGTAATTTCTTAGTCCATTAATAATGTTTTCAAAATATGGTTTTTTACCTTCACTTTGGAGAATTTGTAAGAAACTATCTTTCATATTTAAATTGCTCCATAATTCTTAAATCATTTTTATATAAGTCCCTAATATCAGTAAATCCATATTTAATCATAGTGATTCGTTCCACTCCAATTCCAGCTGCAAATCCAGTAAAATCTGAATTAAATCCAGCCATTTTTAAAACATTAGGATGAAGCATTCCAGCACCTAAAATTTCAATTCATTTATTTTTATAAAACACATCCACTTCAACACTTGGTTCAGTAAACGGAAAGTATGATGGACGCAAACGAATTTGTACTTGTTCTTCGAGCACATACGAAAGCATATCTTTGAGAGTTCAAATTAAATTAGGAAATGACACTTGACCTACTGAAACAAAATCAATTTGAGTAAATTGATGTGAGTGAGTGGCATCATCTTCATCGTTACGATACACTTTGCCAATTGCAAAAGTAGATACTTCTTTATTAGCGTTTTGTTCTAAAACGCTTGCAGTAACTCCGGTATTGTGAGTTCTTAATAATGTAGTTGCATTAATATAAAGCGAATCGTGCATAGCACGAGCTGGATGATCTTGGGGGATATTTAAACGTTCAAAGTTATATAAATCTGAAACAATTTCTCCAGCTTTTTGCTCATAATATCCGTGTCCATAAAATCAGTCTTTAAGTCTATTTTCAATGATTGTAATTGGGTTTAATGATCCTTTAGATTTAAGCGGAATAGTCACATCAACAAATTCATTTTCCAGTCTTTGCTGAATTTGTAAATCTTGAATTTTGCTTTCGGCTTGAGCAAAAAAAGTTTCATATTCTTTTTTCAGAGCATTAATTTCTTGTCCGATAAACTTTTTTTGTTCTGCTGGAGCATTTTTAAGTTTTTGTTGCAATTGAAAAATTTCGCCTTGTGAACCATAAACTTGATTTTTGGATTTTTTAAGATCTTCAAGAGTTTTAATCTGATCTAGTGTTCATTTCATTGTTTACTCCTTATTTTTGAGCTCTGTTCAATATTTGCTGATTGCTTGTTCTCTCTGATTTAGGCCTGGTGTGTAAAAATGTTGATTGATTAACTCATTTGGTAAGTATTGTTGTTTAACTCAATTATTACGAAAATCGTGTGGATATGCATATCCAATTCCATCACCTAGTTTACTAGCTGAAGCATAATGAGCATCTCTTAAATGCTTGGGAATAGTATAAATATGTCCTGAATTAATCAAATTTAAAGCCATATCCCGAGCTTGAACAACCGAATTAGATTTAGGTGCTAGTGCTAATTCAATTAATGCATAAGTAATCGGTAAAAGACCTTCAGGTACTCCTAAACGTTCATAAGCATTAATAGCATTATGTACTTTAAATTGAATACTTGAAGAAGCCAACCCAATATCTTCATAGGTCACAGCAAGCATGCGACGAAATAATCCATCAAAATCTCCGCTAGTGGCAATTAGCATTCCATAATAAATTGAAGCGTCAACATCACTTCCACGAAGTGATTTATGTAATGCTGATAAATTGTTATAATGGGCACTTCCCTTAGCATCTGAATAAAATTGAATATTAGGAATAATCAATTTTAAATCTGCTTCACTGACTGGTGTGGAATTACTTTTTAAAATTCCGAGCATTTGAAGATTGTTCAAAGCAATTCGATAGTCTCCGCTGGACATAAACGCTAACTTAGCTAAAAGTTCATTTGAAATATTTAATTCAGGAAAGTGTTGATTAATAATATTTCTTAATCCTTGAATAATTTGCTCATTACTTAGTTTATAAAATTGTAAAATTTGCATTCTACTTCTTAAGGCCGGATTGACCTTAAAGTAAGGATTTTCGGTAGTAGTAGCATAAATAATGATTTTATCAAATTCTAAATACGGAAGTAGAATGTCTTGCTTGTCCTTGTTGAGTCGATGAATTTCATCAACAATAAGAATTTGGCAAGTGTCAAGTAATTGGCTGAGTTGTTTTTTTGAATCTACAGCTGCGTTAAAATATCCATATTTTTTATTTAATTCTTTAGCTAATGCAATAGCTGATGATGATTTCCCAACCCCACTTTCGCCAAATAGCAAAAAACTGGTTGTTAAATTATTTTTAACAACTTGGCGAAAAAGTGACTTAATATGTTCTTGTCCAACGATCTCATTAATTGTGTTGGGACGTAATTGATTAGCTAAATTTTTCATGGCTATAAATAATATTTTAATTATACTTTTTTTATTGATAAACGCTTTTAAGTTTTAAAAAACATAGTCAAATTGACTATGTTTTGAGTTTAACTTCTTCTCGCAAGATCTAAAATATTGGTTGCTTTGCGTTTTAAATATAAGAATGAAAACGCAAATGCATAAGGAGAAATGGCTTCATCACTTGGAAGTAAATTAAATTGTTTATCAAAAAATTTGTTGGTTAATGGTTCGCTTGGTTTTCCGGTTTTATCTAAAAGTAATTTACCTTGCAAAATTGAATTAATGTATAAATCAAAGACATTATGATTGAGTAAATAATCAATAGTAAAGATTAAAGAAGAAACATCAAGTTGAAACGCAATATTTTCTCTTTCTTGCAGTCCAGTTATAAAGTTATAGTGTTGTGGAACATTTCCAACTGCACGAATAATTGAAAAGAAACTTTTAATAATTGTAGCCCTTAAATCTAAAAGTTGATCTTTTGCTTTTTTCTGAGTTGGCGATAATTTGGATTCGTCAAGTGGTTGATCAAATTCAAAATTATATGGAACTCAAATTGAAATTGGTGTACTAGGTTCTTCTTTACCGCCAGTTGGGGTGTATTTAGTCATTGTTTTGAGTACTACTGGGGGGTTTGTCTCGACAGGAACATAACTATTGTAATTAGATCTAATAAAGAATTTTCTTAAAAGTTGAATTGATTTAACACTATGGATTCTTTGTTCATAATCTAAAGATACATTTTTAAGTTCTTTGATAAAATCAGAAATTTTAGTTCCTTTGTTCCAACCTATGCGTTCTAATTTTAGAGTACCGCGCACAACTCCATCTTTTTCAACGTTCTTAGTGACAAAAGGTTCTTGAGTAATGATTGATGAATTAGTTAACTCTAGATCTGAATCTGGATTGGTTATATCTGATTCAGTATTTTGGCTAGGATTAGCAATATTTACATCAGGATTGTTATTTATTGGTTGATTTTCGTTAGTCTTTCCAGGGGCTCCAGGAGTGGCTATAGGTGCATTAGTCCCGTCTTCTTTGTGTTCTGAAGAACTTTGTGCACTTTGACATGAAAGAGCAACAAAGGCCGGTGTTGCTATACTCGCTAATAATAAAGCCCATTTATTAAGTTTGTTTTTCATAATTAGTTTAATACTTTCCTTTTTGTCAGTTTTGAACTTCTTCAGGAGTTCCTAGCACATAGTGATCATCATTAATTTTAATTCATTGGGGTTGCACTACATCATTATAATTATGAATAGCTGGGTCATAGACATAACCAATTAAACTTCCTTTTTCTGAATCAATTGAAGGAACAGCATCAAGAAGTGATTTTGTATATGGATGAAGTGAATTATTAATGATTTCTTGAGTTTTTCCAATTTCAAGTAAAGTCCCTTTATTCATAACCGCAATCCGATCAGAAATATATTCGACCATTCTTAAATCGTGGGCAATGAATAAAATAGTCAGATTAAATTTTTCTTTTAATTCTTTAAAAATGTTGACAACTTGAGCTTGAATTGACACGTCCAGAGCCGAAATTGGTTCATCAGCAATTAAAAGTTGTGGACGTAATACCACGGCCCTTGAAATTCCGATCCGTTGTTGTTGTCCTCCTGAAAATTCAAGCGGAAAACGTCCAAGCACTGATTCATCAAGTCCAACACTTTTCAAAATTTCACGAACAAGGATTTTTTTACAATCTTTTTCTGAAAGTTTCATCTCACTTTCGCGAGTTGCTTTAGTACTTAATAAATACTCATAAGCTTGTGGTTCGTCAGTAAGCATACTTGCAAGCTGAACATATAAAGCTTGATAACCTTGTTCTTCATTAATTGCTACTTGCTGATTTAATTTATCAAATAAGTGATCATTAAAGATCGTTTGCTTTCCTGCATGAGAAATTTTAGCAAAGGTTTCTTTAAGAACTTCTTGATCAATGTTATATATGTAAATTTCTTTGGCGTTTTTAGTATTTTCAAGTCCTTCAGAAACTACTGCTTCCACGTTAATGTGTGGATTAAGCGAGTTGGCTGGATCTTGGAAAATCATTTGCACTTTATTAGTTAAAAAATTGTCAATAGCTTTGTATTCTTCCAATGCTTTCCCGAATTTAAAACCTCTTTTAAGAACTTTTGGTAAGGTTTTATCAAGCAATTGGATTTGACCGTGTGAATAAGGAACTAATCCCACTAATGCTTTTCCAGTGGTTGATTTTCCTGATCCTGATTCCCCAACAAGTCCTAAAACTTCACCTTTGTAAATGTTTAATGATAAATCTTTAATTGCTCGAAAGGATTTAAGTCCACTTCCATAAGTAATATCAACATTTCTCATTTTAACAAGGATTTCTTCACCATGCTTAGGAGAAAGCATTTCTTCAGTTCCTTCTAAAATAGGACGATATGTATGTTTTTTAAAAAATCCAAATCTAGTATAAGAATCAACAATCACTCTTTGAGGATTTAACGGGGTTCCGTAGACAGAATTTTCTGAATCTAAAGTTATAGTATTATAAGATGTTTTGTTTTTCATATCTAATTTTTACTTTCAGCAAATTCCTTTCATAATTTTTGAATTAAGAGTGGTGGTTGATATTCTGGGGCCCGTTCATCAAGTAGAGCTGATTTAACGCGATGAGTTTCTGAAACTCAGTAGAATTGAGCTTCTTGAACAAAGTCTATATCAAGAGCATAGTCATTTCTAACAGCAAAAGCTTCACCAACAATGTTATTTAATGAAGAAGGTACGCTTCCACGAATAGTAGCAAGACGTTCACCTTTATTTACATCAGGCATAGAGGCGATTAACCCTCAAGTATAAGGATGTTGTGGGTTTTTAAGAATTTCTTTAGCAGTTCCTTCTTCAATAATTTGTCCTGCGTACATAATTGAAATGTAATCGCTAATTGAAGCAACAACTCCTAAATCGTGGGTGATAAACACAATTGAAAGTTTTAAATCGTGTTGAAGTTCTTTAATAACATCAAGCACAAGAGCTTGTACAGTAGGGTCAAGTGCAGTGGTTGGTTCGTCCATTACAAGGATTTTAGCTTCTAAAGCTACAATAGTAGCAATAACAACCCTTTGAATCATTCCACCTGACATTTCGTGAGGATAAAGCTTCATGACCGCTTCTGGGTCGTTAATTTTAGTACGTCTTAAAAAATCAACAGCACGTTCATAAGCTTCTTTTTTGGTTTTAACAATTTTATTAACCAACATTCCTTCCATGATTTGTTTTCCAACTTTCATGGTTGGGTTTAAAGTTGACATAGGGTTTTGAAAGACAGCTGAAACAGCTCTTCCACGGTATCCTGAACGCTCTCAATCTTTAAAACTGAATTTTTCAACATTATTATTGTAAAGTTTAACTTCACCTGAGTCAATAACCGCATTATCTCCAGTTAATCCGTATAAAAGTGAAGTTAGTACACTTTTTCCTGAACCTGATTCCCCAATAATTGCGTGAACTTTTCCTTCATAAATTTGAATTGAAGGACCACGAAGGACAAGGTTCTTTTCTCCTGGACGAGCAGGATTGGTGAAACTTAAATAAAGATCTTTAATTTCAGCAGCAATGGGTAATTTAGTTCCATCGCTAAAGGTTTTGTATTGAACGTCTTTGTAAAATTTATCTCAATCAAAAGTTAAAAGTTCTTTTCTTTTGCTTGAGAATTTTTTCATAAACTTATGGAAAAGACATGCTTTTTTTGGTTTTGGTTGAATTAATTCATTGGCTGGTTGACTCATTAATTCTGGCTCAATCTTCATTTGAGCGTGTTCATTGGTTTTGAGAGGTTGGGTTGGTTCAGCTATATTATGAGCTGATTGAACTACATTGAACTTAAGTTCTTCTTGCACTTTTGTTTCTTGATTTTTAAACATAGAGTGCATGTCTTGTTTTTTTAAAGTAATAAATTTCATTCTTTTTGATCTTTTTGACATATCACTCCTATCTTTGTCTTCTTAGCGAATCTTGCACGCTAGCTCCTATAAGCTGAATGCTAGTAGTAATAAGTACAAGCACTGTTGCAGGAACAAAGACATATCTTAAGTATAACGGGAAGTTCTTTTGCCCATCTGAAATCAAGTTTCCAAGTGTAGCGGTATTTTCGATGTTTAAACCAATAAATGCAAGTGATGTTTCAGCTAGAATAACTCCAGGAATTGAGAACACAAGTTGAGTAATTAAAATTGGCAAAATTACAGGGACGTAATTTTTAAGCACCTTTCAAGTTGGAGTTCCTAATACCCTTGAAGCTGAAACTCATTCAAAGTTTCTTGCTCTTTTAACTTGAGCACGAATTTGGTTTGCCATTCCAGTTCATGAAGTAAACGATAATGAAAAGGCAATAACTCAAAAGCTTGGACTAACGACAATGGTCATTAAAATCAAGATGATAATAGTTGGCACAACTGAAAGAATTTTAATAATAAAGGTCATAATTCGATCAAAACGATCAAATTGCCCCATCATAATTCCAAGTGTCACTCCAATGATAACTTCAAAAAAGACGGTTACAATCGAAAGAGCAACTGAATAACGTAATCCTCATCATAATCTAGCTCATAAATCGCGACCTGAATCATCAGTACCAAAGAAATGGTAAATTCCTAAATTATCAGTTTGAGCAAAAGTTAAATTTCTAGCATTAACATTCGGTAAAATTGGGTCTAAAGTGAAGAAAGGAACAAATAAAGCTAAAATAATGAGAATTGCTAAAATTCAAAATCCAAAAACTCCACCAGTATTTTGTGAGAATCTGTGAATAAATTCTTTAAATGGTTTAGTTTCATTTCCTAAAGTTAGGGTTTCAGAATACTCAAAAGCATCCCCGATTAATTTTCATTTTTTATAGTTGAATGGCTGAAGCAATGCATTTGGAGCAAGGTCTAATGTTTCTCTATTAGTTTGTGATAAAGTTTGATTCTCTTTTAATTTATCAATTTTTCTACTTACTTTATCTTTAAAATGATTTCAAAACTTAGCCATTATGCTCCTCTCCGTCTTACTCTTGGGTCAATTGCTTCATAAAGTAAATCACGACAAGCATATGATAACACTGTTAAAACAACAAAAAAGATAATTAAGAATAAGATAACATTATAATCTTTTGATTGAATAGCTTGAAGTAAGGTTGCTCCTGAGCCAGGTATAAAGAAGATTTGTTCAATAAAAATACTTCCAATAAACGATCCAAAGATAACCCCTGGGAAAAAAGTTGCGATTGGGAAAAGTGAGGGTTTAAGTGCGTGTTTTCACACAAAACGACTTTTTGATACTCCTTTAAGATAAGCAAATTTAGCATGAACTGAATTAAGCTCACGGTTTAATTCAGTTCGGATATATTTAATATAAACAATAATGCTTCCGAGTGAAAGAGCTAGACCTGGAAGAATGTATGTTGCTAAATTAGTAACATTAAAGACATATGGAATTCCACTTGAACGCCCAATGAACACTAACATAAGAGCAAAGACAATTGAAGGTACTGATGAAAAGAGCGAAACAATCACAGTTGATGCATTATCAATGAATTTTCCTGGATTTTTTCCAACTCAAATTCCCATTGGAATTCCGATTAATACTGTTAATAAAACACTAAAAATTCCAACGTAAAATGATTTTAAAAGTCTAGGACCAATTCAATCAGTAATTGGTTGTTCAGGGAAAAGCGAAAGCGAAATTCCAAAATCTAATTTAGTCAATCCAATTAAGTAATTTACATAACGTGAAAAAATTGGTAAATCGAGTCCGTATTTAGCTTCAATGGCTTTTCTTTGGGCTTGATCTAACCCAGCAGTTAATGGATTTGAACCAGGGACAGCATTAATTAAAAAGAAAGTAATGGTAATTGCAATAAACGAAATAATAAAGAATTCGGCAATAATTTTGAAAATTTTTCAAATGGTTTGAGCCGCAGGATGTTCTGAAAAAGAAAAAATATCTTTAAATGAAAAATCAATTTCACGTTTATTATTAAAGTAAACTTTATTCGAACTTTCTCGACACAAAAGTTTAGTTTGGTTTATTTGGTTTAACTGTTCATTCATCTATTTGTCTCTCTTTCTAGGCAATCCTGGTCTTGGTGGGTTAGTTACATCATAAGCATATTGAAGTGAGAATGTGAATAGAGATTGGATCCCTCCAATTTTTGTAATTTCTCAGTTAGTATCAACTTCCATAAGCGGAATTACTGGAGCTCCATCACGAACCACTTTTTCTAATAATGCAATTAATCTAAATGTTTCTACGTTTGAATTTCATCCTTGTTCTGATTCAAAAGGAGTAAAGTTCCCGCTAAAGAACCTGTTAATTCTTCCTTGATATGTAAGTCCGCTTTCTAATGTTCCGGTATATTGACCTTTATTGTCCTTTTGATCAACATTAACAAGAGCTAATTCAATAAATTTAGATCAGTGTCTTAATTCTTTTAATTGGTAATCAAAAAGTAATCCAATTGCGGTTTGCTCATCCTTGTTAGTATTTAATGCATCAATAAAAATATCTTTCATTTGATCAACATCAGTTTGATCAGCTAATAATAAATTGTATTCTTGTTTTTGTTGATTTGTAAGGTTTTTTAAATTATTAATAGCTTTTTTAAAGTACTCAATACGTTCATCAAAATCGGTAAAAGGAACGATCAATCCTTCTAATCTTTGTACAGTATCAAAGGTAGCAAGAGCGTATTTTTCTGACAATGAAAGATTATATGTTTTTCCAGTTTTAGGATCAATTGGTAATGAATTTGAATCTAAAGTAACTTGTTTATCTTTAGTTTTTCCTTTAAAATCAATTTTAAACCCTTTCACTGTGTCTAAAGAATTAGTGTCAATAAGGTAGTAAAAGTATGCTTCAAATAATTTTTCTAATTTTGATGCTTTAATATTCGGATTTTCAACCACTATATATTCAAGCATGGTCTTTGAAATATAGTTATTATTAAACATACTTTGGTAAAGTAAATTATTACCAACTAAAGCAAGAGCTTTTTGTTTAAATGAATCTAAGATTTTATTAATACGAGCAGGAATGTCGCTATTACTGCTTGCTTTTGCTATTTCGTCTTTAATATTTTTATTTTCATTATAAACTTTTAAGGCTACATCAATTAAAGGTTTAAGTTGGTTAACTTTTTCCTGTTCAAGATTTTCAATTAAATTATTATTTAAAATTCTTTGTAATAAAAGTTCTGATAAATATGTTTCATAGGTTCATGATCCAACTGGGTTATATTTAAGTCCAATTCCTTTTTGTGATAATGAATCAATTTCGTCAGTTTTAAAGAATGAAGAAACATAATCTTGAGCAGTATTCCCACCAATGTAGTCATAATTACGGTAAATAATATCGTATTGACCAGTTTCGA
Proteins encoded in this window:
- the glyA gene encoding serine hydroxymethyltransferase, translated to MYKKITLQDKIVQQAINKELQRQKDHIELIASENYVSEQVLKAQGSVLTNKYGEGYPGKRYYGSCENVDVVESAAIERLKEIFKVKYANVQSYSGSVANAAAIASVVPEKGKVMGLSLSSGGHLTHGYKISFSGIFYNSITYDVGPDGYLDYDQIEQIAMREKPDLIICGYSAYPRIIDFKRFREIADKCGAKLLADIAHIAGLIAGGVHPSPVGYADIITSTTHKTLRGGRGGVIMTNDEQIAKKVDRWVFPGYQGGPLFHAIAGKAVAFYEVLQPQFKQYAKNIVKNAQEFANEFKKLGANIISGGTDNHLFMVNVHDTYKITGKQAETLLEQFNITINKNSIPFDILSPMVTSGIRLGTAAMTSRGFTKWKELARLIDQVLRNYEFYKSNTQETKQAKSQILSQIKTWTKEFPIKKSYLD
- a CDS encoding phenylalanine--tRNA ligase subunit beta, which translates into the protein MILSLKHLNKYLPEYKLTNQVEKHLNELGFEVESFKPFSDVKGLRFAKVVNVQSNPNNSKLDVVEIKLSDQKLIIQTNNKILKPGDLTICFIAGSIKGKHTFAPIELSGIISQGMFASWSEIGYDYSLLTDKDQVLTLPSDFASLDDNVEEKLNLNDYLIEISPTANRNDANSYFTIASELAAFYRTKLSLPDEQINPSFSSKLIVNKDQADELMFLEVLGKKQTSLQEKLLLAKHGMDSKFNWAINLTNLCLLETGVPAHVYPRNKLKGNLKASLYTGKQVILGNKEINVENVLTIFDDHQPISFASVMGLENYKVNQEDEQFVFEIGVFNPQLIRHGAKEVKILSNSANQGSRKISKEIALRGMQYLQRKCKGLSYSNIVNEINKLEKLQIVNDDKMLQLYSGMSDLSIFEPAKKQLILLGFEFSNEIIKVPNYRYDVTIFADIIEELFRFYSYDNFKETKFKNVPIKTQARDNIKNILAFKGYDEARTFTLVSQEKASFNPFNFEQNISLMTFVSKEREVIRNSIISSLSEVVEYNQKRKLNHLNIFEQGMINENISVIGMASTTKMFEQFSSDVLDIINHPAQLVPFSDNEQIHYNTSAKIMHEGKMIGWIGKLHPKFDSTNALYAEFLDNTFSSRAKFTSISFEPYKSLDLTFELKLNEHIGSKIEQIHQLSEVFEIKQIDDFYKKETNTHFVTLRIIGDSEQIQIIDNHFNK
- a CDS encoding uracil-DNA glycosylase; translation: MKDSFLQILQSEGKKPYFENIINGLRNYITFDIVPHQMDMFRAFEFFQVHETKVIILGQDPYHSKNVADGLAFSTRSKKTPPSLQNIFKELSDEFPNISLNSNDLTPWAKQGVLLLNVYLTTVINKPLEHQHLGWEQFAQVVCEKIVQANPNVVFLALGRHAQEFITKLHPVPQYVLKTSHPSPFSANKGFLGSRIFIKANELLKQNNISPINWELKEVK
- the pheS gene encoding phenylalanine--tRNA ligase subunit alpha translates to MKWTLDQIKTLEDLKKSKNQVYGSQGEIFQLQQKLKNAPAEQKKFIGQEINALKKEYETFFAQAESKIQDLQIQQRLENEFVDVTIPLKSKGSLNPITIIENRLKDWFYGHGYYEQKAGEIVSDLYNFERLNIPQDHPARAMHDSLYINATTLLRTHNTGVTASVLEQNANKEVSTFAIGKVYRNDEDDATHSHQFTQIDFVSVGQVSFPNLIWTLKDMLSYVLEEQVQIRLRPSYFPFTEPSVEVDVFYKNKWIEILGAGMLHPNVLKMAGFNSDFTGFAAGIGVERITMIKYGFTDIRDLYKNDLRIMEQFKYER
- a CDS encoding replication-associated recombination protein A; translated protein: MKNLANQLRPNTINEIVGQEHIKSLFRQVVKNNLTTSFLLFGESGVGKSSSAIALAKELNKKYGYFNAAVDSKKQLSQLLDTCQILIVDEIHRLNKDKQDILLPYLEFDKIIIYATTTENPYFKVNPALRSRMQILQFYKLSNEQIIQGLRNIINQHFPELNISNELLAKLAFMSSGDYRIALNNLQMLGILKSNSTPVSEADLKLIIPNIQFYSDAKGSAHYNNLSALHKSLRGSDVDASIYYGMLIATSGDFDGLFRRMLAVTYEDIGLASSSIQFKVHNAINAYERLGVPEGLLPITYALIELALAPKSNSVVQARDMALNLINSGHIYTIPKHLRDAHYASASKLGDGIGYAYPHDFRNNWVKQQYLPNELINQHFYTPGLNQREQAISKYWTELKNKE